A region of the Acidobacteriota bacterium genome:
CGACCCTTGTGGGCTGAAGCCAGACCCATCAGCGCCATCGCAAGTGAGGTCTTCCCGGATCCGCTCTCTCCCACGATCGCCAACGTCTCCCCGCGGCGAATCTCGAACGACACACCCATGACGACCTCGACCCAACTGGAAGTCCAGCCGCCACGCGGATACCGGATCTGTAGTCCATCGACCTGCAGAAGTGGCGTCATGACTCCCCCGCCGGCAGATGGCAGGCCGCTCGATGTTCGTCGTCGTTCTCCGTGCAACCGCTGAGCGCCGGCCATCGACTTGCGCAGACGTCGATAGCGACGTCACACCGCTCCCGAAAGATGCAGCCTGTCGGCAGGTTGATCGGGTCGGGCAGACCACCGGGAATGATCGGCAATCGGCGGGTCCGCTTTGAGATTCGAGCCGGATCGCACTCCAACAACCGCCGGGTGTAGGGATGCTGAGGCCGATGGAAGATATCGCGGACCGTCCCGCTCTCGACGACCTCGCCGGCGTACATCACGACGACCCGATCGCATAGCTCGGCGATCACACCCAGATGATGAGAGATGAACAGGATTGAGCAGCGGAACTCGGACTGCAGCTCCTTCAGCTGATGGATGATCTGCACTTCCAGCGTAGCGTCCAGGGCAGTCGTCGGCTCGTCGGCGATCAGCAACGCCGGCTTCATCATCAGGGCCATCGCGATCGCCACGCGCTGTTTCATGCCTCCCGACAGCTGGTGCGGATACTCGCGGATGCGTCGCTCGGGCTCGGGAATACCGACCCGCTGCAACATGGCGATCGCACGATCGCGCTTCTCGGACCGACGGACGGATTCACGAAACTGGATATCGGACATCTGCCTGCCGATGGTCAGGACCGGATTCAGCGACGTCATCGGATCCTGGAACACCATGGCAAGCGCTGCGCCGCGCAGGTCGCGGATCTCACGCTCGTCCAGTGCCAGC
Encoded here:
- a CDS encoding ATP-binding cassette domain-containing protein — protein: MTPLLQVDGLQIRYPRGGWTSSWVEVVMGVSFEIRRGETLAIVGESGSGKTSLAMALMGLASAHKGRVLYNGEEVLRDARERLQPDRRRVVLMFQDATGSLSPRMNVRSQLLEPFEIHSMDKGDRDQRVNRLL
- a CDS encoding ABC transporter ATP-binding protein, which translates into the protein MVSNVLQINDLSVSYRTEQGHARALRHVHLSVPRGEIVGIVGESGCGKSTLTSAIIRLLAPNARIDGGTIDFQGRDLLALDEREIRDLRGAALAMVFQDPMTSLNPVLTIGRQMSDIQFRESVRRSEKRDRAIAMLQRVGIPEPERRIREYPHQLSGGMKQRVAIAMALMMKPALLIADEPTTALDATLEVQIIHQLKELQSEFRCSILFISHHLGVIAELCDRVVVMYAGEVVESGTVRDIFHRPQHPYTRRLLECDPARISKRTRRLPIIPGGLPDPINLPTGCIFRERCDVAIDVCASRWPALSGCTENDDEHRAACHLPAGES